Proteins found in one Planococcus citri chromosome 2, ihPlaCitr1.1, whole genome shotgun sequence genomic segment:
- the LOC135835512 gene encoding 26S proteasome non-ATPase regulatory subunit 5-like, with product MAKNLEWFQHNFSNISVDVDRVKYLEELQIALSTSRKQDLTAIVANLQLGVVFDCLNTTDKSQIELTIAVLKKLLPVLDPCDVIKLYGVHLGRALEHPEIEAKKLVISELNRAAKNHSVLALICNETPLLLSVIDCVKAEDLSLATVAANFLEELGKILDGIRVLFHPVLLDVLKKSSEESDIVRFRIYEIIVKISIASIQGLEASANSGLLINLLNELQSGDILLQLTSLETVTKLALCDHGLRFLKEKGLLNYAQEQLANSESTNNLLLTGFIKFFGNVAQTKPEEVFLEYPSVLNLVFNLCDSNDPILSNIALETVGFIASNPEGKKALNQRHSEMQNVMKIIERTIATQPTERKVVALNVLSNILQLDVSVQTPELLLLTKNYYLQISQNPMKTLKTICEKPFTELKLAGLTTLSKIVVQPWGLEEVKKCSGLIEYFLDRNEESDMNCKTIKYNLVQIIAEHPLARSIFGSDIISKFQLHVKQGICYVQSKTEVMFEAT from the exons ATGGCGAAGAATTTGGAATGGTTTCAACACAATTTCAGTAACATTTCGGTGGATGTTGATCGTGTAAAATATCTGGAAGAATTACAAATCGCTCTAAGCACTTCTAGAAAACAAGATCTAACTGCCATTGTTGCAAACTTACAGTTGGGAGTAGTATTCGACTGCTTGAATACCACCGATAA ATCTCAGATTGAATTAACCATCgcagtattgaaaaaattacttccggTGCTAGATCCTTGTGATGTAATTAAACTGTACGGTGTTCATCTTGGACGTGCTTTAGAGCACCCTGAAATTGAAGCTAAGAAGCTGGTGATCAGCGAA CTTAACAGAGCAGCTAAAAACCATAGCGTGTTGGCTTTGATCTGTAACGAAACACCTCTGTTGTTATCAGTGATCGATTGCGTTAAAGCCGAAGATTTATCTCTCGCTACTGTCGCTGCTAATTTCCTCGAAGAGCTGGGCAAAATTCTAGACGGTATTCGAGTATTATTTCATCCGGTGCTGTTAGATGTTCTGAAAAAGTCGAGCGAAGAAAGCGATATTGTGAGATTTCGTATTTACGAA ataattgtgaaaatttcaattgcttcGATTCAAGGGTTAGAAGCTAGTGCCAATAGCGGTTTactgatcaatttattgaacgaGCTTCAGAGTGGCGATATTCTATTACAATTAACTTCTTTGGAGACTGTTACGAAACTAGCTTTATGTGATCATggattgcgatttttgaaagagaaagGACTTTTAAATTATGCTCAAGAGCAATTGGCGAATAGCGAATCTACAAATAATCTTCTGTTGACTG gtttcattaaattttttggtaacgtTGCGCAAACTAAACCGGAAGAAGTTTTCTTAGAATATCCGTCGGTTTTGAATTTAGTATTCAATCTTTGCGATTCGAATGATCCTATTCTTTCTAACATTGCGTTAGAAACGGTTGGATTTATTGCATCTAATCCTGAAGGCAAAAAAGCCTTGAATCAGCGTC ATTCCGAAATGCAAAACGTTATGAAAATTATCGAACGAACGATTGCAACACAACCCACTGAGAGAAAAGTCGTCGCTTTGAATGTTCTGAGTAATATCTTACAGCTTGAT GTTTCTGTTCAAACGCCCGAACTTTTGCTTCTAACCAAGAATTACTATTTGCAAATTTCGCAAAATCCGATGAAAACACTGAAGACTATTTGCGAGAAACCGTTCACCGAATTAAAACTAGCCGGTTTAACGACTCTGAGTAAAATCGTTGTGCAGCCGTGGGGCTtggaagaagtgaaaaaatgctCCG GTCTGATCGAGTATTTCCTAGATCGTAACGAAGAAAGCGACATGAATTGCAAAACTATCAAATATAATCTTGTACAAATAATCGCTGAACATCCGTTAGCCAGGAGTATCTTCGGCTCTGATATCATTTCCAAATTCCAATTACACGTCAAACAAGGTATCTGTTACGTTCAATCCAAAACTGAGGTAATGTTCGAAGCAACGTAA